From one Lolium rigidum isolate FL_2022 chromosome 4, APGP_CSIRO_Lrig_0.1, whole genome shotgun sequence genomic stretch:
- the LOC124649181 gene encoding low temperature-induced protein lt101.2-like — MGSETFLEILLAILLPPLGVFLRFGIGVEFWISLLLTLLGYIPGIIYAVFVLVA, encoded by the exons ATGGGTTCGGAGACGTTTCTGGAGATCCTGCTGGCCATCCTGCTGCCACCGCTCGGCGTCTTCCTCCGCTTCGGCATCGGC GTGGAGTTCTGGATCTCCCTGCTACTCACCCTGCTGGGCTACATCCCCGGCATCATCTACGCCGTCTTCGTCCTTGTTGCATAG